From the genome of Victivallis lenta, one region includes:
- a CDS encoding helix-turn-helix transcriptional regulator — protein MKKRQYNPQLALVYYFRAPTRYNFSPFAIQRNKLYVEILVSGAASYEGKVYRRGTVFCHTQGDMTLHDFPKNQPYRVLLLLFENYNRRKWNLPHIGQWRHLASLDSFVHDALEDFYLKTDSDLLSEYLFTSLRQNLLTVPDMTTDRRAELSREIFVVRDKLEHLDEDINWEEFSLIRAGYSPIYLRALFKAQFNISPYQYRLRYRIQTACRLLAESTLTIREISGETRFRNLETFYRAFKKQTGMTPAQYRQKNSLHS, from the coding sequence ATGAAAAAGCGTCAATATAATCCTCAGCTCGCCCTTGTTTATTATTTCCGCGCTCCCACGCGATACAATTTCAGCCCGTTTGCAATTCAGCGAAATAAATTGTATGTGGAAATCCTGGTCAGCGGGGCAGCCAGCTATGAGGGAAAAGTATATCGACGCGGTACAGTATTCTGTCACACCCAGGGAGACATGACACTTCATGACTTTCCCAAGAACCAGCCTTATCGGGTTCTGCTGCTGCTGTTTGAGAATTATAACCGTAGAAAGTGGAATCTTCCCCATATCGGGCAGTGGCGTCACCTTGCTTCGCTGGATTCGTTTGTTCATGACGCATTGGAGGATTTTTATCTCAAGACGGACTCGGATTTGCTGTCCGAGTATCTTTTTACTTCATTGCGTCAGAACCTGCTGACTGTTCCGGATATGACGACGGATCGCAGAGCGGAATTGTCCAGGGAAATCTTTGTTGTAAGAGATAAGCTGGAACATCTGGATGAAGATATCAATTGGGAGGAGTTCTCATTGATTCGTGCTGGATACAGTCCCATTTATTTGAGAGCACTCTTCAAGGCACAGTTCAACATTTCTCCTTATCAATATCGGCTCCGTTACCGGATACAGACTGCGTGCAGACTGCTGGCTGAAAGTACGCTGACCATTCGTGAAATTTCAGGTGAAACCCGTTTCAGGAATCTGGAAACATTTTACCGCGCTTTTAAAAAGCAGACCGGCATGACTCCTGCGCAATATCGTCAGAAAAATTCCTTGCATTCATGA